A segment of the Daphnia pulex isolate KAP4 chromosome 10, ASM2113471v1 genome:
TCACGACAGTTTGACCCAGGGAACAGTAACTCAAGACATCCAGTTCAATTATTCCTGGGCATTGATCAGGAGTAAATATCAGGCAGATATCAAGCGAGGGATTTTTCTCTTGGAGGACTTGTCCAAAGGAGGAAATGATGAGGGCAGGAGAGACTACATCTACTACCTAGCCATTGCCAATGCCAAAATCAAGGTAATAAAAATGATCATACTTTTAGCACTTGAAGATGTCATAGTTGTCATATAAATTATCCTACACTTTGGAGAGATGACATTTTTGATCTATCCTAAAAATcgtgtttgtttgcttttgttaTTTGACAGGAGTACAGCAAAGCTTTGGGTTACACCAAAGTTCTGCTCCAAGTAGAACCAAATAATCGGCAGGTCAGAACTCTAAAAAATGTCATTGAGAAACGAATGGAAAGAGGTATGAAGTTCTTTTGTTGTGTGCACATCTTCATATTTTTAaccctttatttatttatttttcataattattaACAGAGGGACTTAAAGGCATTGCCATCATAGGTGGAGCAGCATTGGCTTTGGGTAGTCTGATTGGACTGGGGGTAGCTCTGGCAAGGAAGTGATAGCGCTCATTAATGCCACGATACACTTCTTATTCTGTAATCCCTTTTGTCATGCAGATTTATGTTATGTGCTGAACTGCTGTGTTGAATCTGAATGTTGATATTTTCACTatcataaaaattttcttgtggAAAACTATATTATACTttcattcctttctttttgttttattttcatgaaattctAGTGTATCAGAAATGAAAGGTATAATGAACAATTACAGATTTACAGTACATTTAGTGTTGTTAATTGTGCGTTGGTtgcgtaaaaaacaaacactaaAGCCGCACTAAATGCGCACAACAAAAGGTTGCCGAAACCGATTACTAGACATCTAGTAGCACACACACGATTGACACATGACATTTGACAGAAGCAGCCTTGAGGGCTCGCTACGTAGAATCAGATTCTGTGGGTAGAAAAACTTTCGGGCTTACCGTGGCTCCGGTGTAAATATGCCAATCTAACATGTTTTCATGTGTTGCAACATGTAACCTTTGCTCGAGTTAACTGCGTATGCCAACAAAATTACGTGTAGTTTTAGGGGACAACAGAGTAGGCGGCCAGACAAAGCAAAAGTATTATGATATTCCAATGGCAATGACTAAGACGGCCACGAAAGAAGTTTCCGAGAATGGCGCTGGCAAAGTAAACAGTTACAGAGATTTCACATCAACGATTCATAAACCAGCTGCTCAACAATTATTCATATGTCCAGGTATCGCcttgattatttttcagactctttaaagttgaaaaatgacatttttccaattctgTAAACAGAAGTTTCTCTGAAATGGGGATGTGCAATCATCTTTATCCTGGCGTCAGTGTGCTATTTAAATTCAGTAAACGGGTCCTTTGTGTTTGACGACACAGAAGCAATAGTAAACAACGAAGATGCTAAAGGCAAGACTCCTCtcaacgaaatatttttcaatgacTTTTGGGGCACATCACTCAATCACAAGAGTAGTCACAAATCGTACCGACCATTGACCATTTTATCATTCAGGTATTTTCTATACGAGACATTGAATGAATCATTTCACCAATTgaccttgttgttgttgttgttgtgcaggTTAAACTACATTTTCAATGGGCTGGATCCAAGGCCCTTTCACTTGACGAATGTGTTGCTCCATTCCATCTGCTGCACCCTGAGTCTGGTGATCTTCTCAACTTTGTTGGGAGAAACTCGCCCGAGGCTGTCGTTCATCACGGCCATCCTTTTCTCGGTTCATCCCGTCCACACGGAAGCCGTCAGCGGAATAGTTGGGCGAGCGGATCTCCTCTGCggaatcttttattttctctccatctACTCGTACGCGAAACATTTGGACGGAGGATCGCTGACGTCGTTCGCCACTTCGATGGCCAGCTGCGCCATCGCCATGTTCTGCAAAGAGCAGGGAATCACAGTCCTGGGCGTGGTCGCTGTTTACGACGTCACGAGATCCGTGACTGGCACTTTCAACTTTGGCAACGTCATGAAGCGAAGGGATATCCTCCAGCGTTTCTCTTTGATCGCCGTAGTTGGAGTGGCTCTTCTTTACGTCAGATTGAGTGTCATGGGCTCTTCCGGGGCTCCGGCCTTCCAGCGGGTCGACAATCCAGCTTCCTTCGCCGATTCGCCGATGACCAGAGCTCTGAGTTATAACTACGTCTACTCGATCCACGCCTTGCTGCTCCTGTGGCCTCATTGGCTCTGCTTCGATTGGTCCATGGGTTGCATTCCGCTCATCCAGCAGCTGATGGATCCCCGCAATTTGGGCTCGTTATTCTTCTGGATCGTCATGTTTTCGGCCATTTTCAAAGCTCTCTTCAGTCCGTCTCAAAGGCAGCGAAAGTATCTGACCCTCGGTCTGGCCCTGATGGCCGTCCCTTTCCTACCGGCCACCAACATCTTTTTCCGCGTCGGTTTCGTGGTGGCCGAACGAGTTCTCTTCATGCCCGTCGCTGGATACTGTCTCATTCTCGTCTACGGTGCCGAGAAACTCAACACTTTCCTCTTTCCGTTTGGCCATTCCAA
Coding sequences within it:
- the LOC124205439 gene encoding mitochondrial fission 1 protein-like, whose protein sequence is MEDVLDESISEEDLKKFERRYHDSLTQGTVTQDIQFNYSWALIRSKYQADIKRGIFLLEDLSKGGNDEGRRDYIYYLAIANAKIKEYSKALGYTKVLLQVEPNNRQVRTLKNVIEKRMEREGLKGIAIIGGAALALGSLIGLGVALARK
- the LOC124205432 gene encoding protein O-mannosyl-transferase TMTC4-like: MPTKLRVVLGDNRVGGQTKQKYYDIPMAMTKTATKEVSENGAGKVNSYRDFTSTIHKPAAQQLFICPEVSLKWGCAIIFILASVCYLNSVNGSFVFDDTEAIVNNEDAKGKTPLNEIFFNDFWGTSLNHKSSHKSYRPLTILSFRLNYIFNGLDPRPFHLTNVLLHSICCTLSLVIFSTLLGETRPRLSFITAILFSVHPVHTEAVSGIVGRADLLCGIFYFLSIYSYAKHLDGGSLTSFATSMASCAIAMFCKEQGITVLGVVAVYDVTRSVTGTFNFGNVMKRRDILQRFSLIAVVGVALLYVRLSVMGSSGAPAFQRVDNPASFADSPMTRALSYNYVYSIHALLLLWPHWLCFDWSMGCIPLIQQLMDPRNLGSLFFWIVMFSAIFKALFSPSQRQRKYLTLGLALMAVPFLPATNIFFRVGFVVAERVLFMPVAGYCLILVYGAEKLNTFLFPFGHSKLWILRGCLLAVILTFGLKSFRRNLDWQDEGRLFLSGLAVCPLNAKVHYNIGKNAADRGLRDVAIDRYEKALELNPDYDQAMNNLANLLKDLGRFQSAEDWLVKAISVRPDFAAAWMNLGIVQALLRKHKEARVSYLTALSHRRKYPDCYYNLGNLYLELGQFREAEEAFRNATLLQPTHVLAWTNLIVMLDNTGQSQRSESTALEALAILPNEANLHFSLAGILGKQSQFKASELHFLSAIRLNPHSPIYHTNLGVLYHRWKKFQLAEQSYQRALSLDPQWKSATENLKLLQKAKQNQF